One genomic window of Eggerthella timonensis includes the following:
- a CDS encoding Tex family protein, with amino-acid sequence MSNIQSTLARELNLSAAQVAAVIGLVDAGDTIPFIARYRKEATGGMDDVQLRAFDERLAYLRSLEARKAEVLHAIEEQGKLTADLRAKIEAAEVMQRVEDLYKPYKKKRATRASKAHDAGLEPLALLILAQGHSGKSPLALASGLVNAEAGFPTPESALQGARDIVAETIADDAEHTEALRSFAKRTGTLAVEAVDPREKTVYEAYYDFSEPLSRIPNHRVLAVNRGEKEGKLRAKVRVDADAAIGLLERRVVRNPQSPFAAVLREAVADGYKRLMAPSLDREMRELLTERAQTDAIGVFAKNTENLLQQRPVRGARVLALDPGYRTGCKVAVLDEYGKLLDYTTVYPTPPRSQVKEAQAALERLIAKHRVNVVAIGNGTGSRETEEAVADLLARLDEPVQYTIVNEAGASVYSASKLASEENPDLDVTTRGAMSLGRRLQDPLAELVKIPPQAIGVGQYQHDLDQAALGRALAGVVERVVNRVGVDLNTASASLLGYVSGVSASVARNIVAYREEHGAFADRRELKKVPKLGAKAYQNCAGFLRIAGGVNPLDATSVHPESYPVARELLKRANVKPDALARGGVPDIASRLGELSALAAELGVGLPTLRDIVAELEKPGRDPRDDAPPAVFDRTVRDFDDLAVGMELTGTVRNVVDFGAFVDVGVKQDGLVHVSKLADRFVRHPSEVVSVGDTVAVWVAGIDKDRGKISLTMVKGKL; translated from the coding sequence ATGTCGAACATCCAATCCACGCTCGCACGCGAGCTCAACCTTTCCGCGGCGCAGGTCGCAGCCGTCATCGGGCTCGTCGATGCGGGCGACACCATCCCGTTCATCGCCCGCTACCGCAAGGAGGCCACCGGCGGCATGGACGACGTCCAGCTGCGCGCCTTCGACGAGCGCCTCGCCTACCTGCGCAGCCTCGAAGCGCGCAAGGCCGAGGTGCTGCACGCCATCGAGGAGCAGGGAAAGCTCACGGCCGACCTGCGCGCGAAGATCGAGGCGGCCGAGGTCATGCAGCGCGTGGAGGACCTGTACAAGCCTTACAAGAAGAAGCGCGCCACCCGCGCGTCGAAGGCGCACGACGCAGGCCTCGAGCCGCTCGCGCTGCTCATCCTCGCTCAGGGGCACTCGGGCAAAAGCCCCCTCGCCCTCGCGTCCGGGCTCGTGAACGCCGAAGCCGGCTTCCCCACGCCCGAATCGGCGCTGCAGGGCGCGCGCGACATCGTGGCCGAGACGATCGCCGACGACGCCGAGCACACCGAGGCGCTGCGCAGCTTCGCCAAGCGCACCGGCACACTGGCCGTGGAAGCGGTCGATCCGCGCGAGAAGACCGTCTACGAGGCGTACTACGACTTCTCCGAGCCGCTTTCGCGCATCCCCAACCACCGCGTGCTCGCCGTCAACCGCGGCGAGAAGGAGGGCAAGCTGCGCGCGAAGGTGCGGGTCGACGCCGACGCCGCCATCGGGCTGCTCGAGCGCCGCGTCGTCAGGAACCCGCAGAGCCCCTTCGCCGCCGTGCTGCGCGAGGCCGTGGCCGACGGCTACAAGCGCCTGATGGCGCCCTCCCTCGACCGCGAGATGCGCGAGCTGCTCACCGAGCGCGCGCAGACCGACGCCATCGGCGTGTTCGCCAAGAACACCGAGAACCTCCTGCAGCAGCGGCCCGTGCGCGGCGCGCGCGTCCTCGCGCTCGACCCCGGCTACCGCACAGGCTGCAAGGTGGCGGTGCTCGACGAATACGGCAAGCTGCTCGACTACACGACGGTCTACCCCACCCCGCCGCGTTCCCAAGTGAAGGAGGCGCAGGCTGCGCTCGAGCGCCTGATCGCGAAGCACCGCGTGAACGTGGTGGCCATCGGCAACGGCACCGGCAGCCGCGAGACCGAAGAGGCGGTGGCCGACCTCCTCGCGCGGCTCGACGAGCCCGTGCAGTACACCATCGTGAACGAGGCCGGCGCCTCGGTCTATTCGGCATCCAAGCTGGCAAGCGAGGAGAACCCCGACCTCGACGTCACCACGCGCGGCGCCATGAGCCTGGGCCGCCGTTTGCAGGACCCGCTCGCCGAGCTCGTGAAGATCCCGCCCCAGGCCATCGGCGTGGGCCAGTACCAGCACGACCTGGACCAGGCCGCGCTCGGCCGCGCGCTCGCCGGCGTGGTGGAGCGCGTCGTGAACCGCGTGGGCGTCGACCTCAACACGGCCAGCGCGAGCCTGCTCGGCTACGTGTCGGGCGTGAGCGCCTCCGTCGCCAGGAACATCGTCGCGTACCGCGAGGAGCACGGCGCCTTCGCCGACCGCCGCGAGCTCAAGAAGGTGCCGAAGCTGGGAGCCAAAGCCTACCAGAACTGCGCCGGTTTCCTCCGCATCGCAGGCGGCGTCAACCCGCTGGACGCCACGAGCGTCCACCCCGAGAGCTATCCCGTGGCGCGCGAGCTGCTGAAGCGCGCGAACGTCAAGCCCGACGCGCTCGCGCGCGGCGGCGTCCCCGACATCGCGAGCCGCCTCGGCGAACTCTCCGCGCTGGCGGCCGAGCTGGGCGTGGGCCTGCCCACCCTGCGCGACATCGTCGCCGAGCTGGAGAAGCCGGGCCGCGACCCGCGCGACGACGCGCCGCCGGCAGTGTTCGACCGCACGGTGCGCGACTTCGACGACCTCGCGGTCGGCATGGAGCTCACGGGCACCGTGCGCAACGTCGTGGACTTCGGCGCGTTCGTGGACGTCGGCGTGAAGCAGGACGGCCTCGTGCACGTCTCCAAGCTGGCCGACCGCTTCGTGCGCCATCCGAGCGAGGTCGTGTCCGTGGGCGACACCGTCGCCGTCTGGGTGGCCGGCATCGACAAGGATCGCGGCAAGATCTCGCTGACCATGGTGAAGGGGAAGTTGTAG
- a CDS encoding aldose 1-epimerase family protein has protein sequence MLMLKNDALSVRVSSEGAELQSVVRDGVERMWSGDPAVWGRRAPLLFPLIGRLRDGWYANGGERVDAPMHGFCRDRLFVAELVSSTQARFETASDDGTRAVYPFDFRLRVDFSLEGATIVKTHTVENAGDVPMPFELGGHEAYATRLLPGESMADYFVRFEGVDAIEMFGLDEAGILTLPKIEVPLEDGRLTKTPEQLGIDTVVLENVPGSAVALASGTNGYEVTVEFRDFPYLGIWTKAGQADARYLCLEPWSALPDAHFSPRELAEKPGVRVLAPGERTTLTYRMTFR, from the coding sequence ATGCTGATGCTGAAAAACGATGCGCTGTCGGTTCGCGTCTCGAGCGAGGGCGCCGAGCTGCAGAGCGTCGTGCGCGATGGCGTCGAGCGGATGTGGTCGGGCGACCCTGCGGTGTGGGGTCGTCGGGCACCGCTGCTGTTCCCGCTGATCGGGCGCTTGCGGGATGGCTGGTACGCGAACGGCGGCGAGCGCGTGGACGCGCCGATGCACGGATTCTGCCGCGATAGGCTGTTCGTCGCCGAGCTGGTTTCGAGTACGCAGGCGCGCTTCGAGACGGCTTCGGACGACGGGACGCGGGCCGTCTACCCCTTCGACTTCCGCCTGCGCGTGGACTTCTCGCTCGAGGGTGCGACCATCGTGAAGACGCATACCGTGGAGAACGCGGGCGACGTTCCGATGCCGTTCGAACTGGGCGGCCACGAGGCGTACGCGACGCGCCTGCTGCCCGGCGAGAGCATGGCCGACTATTTCGTGCGCTTCGAAGGCGTCGATGCGATCGAGATGTTCGGGCTGGACGAAGCGGGCATCCTCACGCTGCCGAAGATCGAGGTGCCGCTCGAGGACGGCCGCCTGACGAAGACGCCCGAGCAGCTGGGCATCGACACCGTGGTGCTGGAGAACGTCCCGGGGAGCGCGGTCGCGCTAGCGAGCGGCACGAACGGCTACGAGGTCACGGTGGAGTTCCGGGACTTCCCCTACCTGGGCATATGGACGAAGGCGGGTCAGGCCGATGCCCGCTACCTGTGCCTCGAGCCGTGGTCGGCGCTGCCCGATGCGCATTTCTCGCCGCGCGAGCTGGCCGAGAAGCCCGGCGTGCGCGTGCTCGCGCCGGGGGAGCGTACGACGCTGACGTACCGGATGACGTTTCGCTAG
- a CDS encoding arsenate reductase family protein produces MNIQVFGTKKSFDTKKAQRYFKERRVKFQFIDLAEKGMSKGELESVCRAVGGIDALVDPKAKDQDTVALLAYLSPDQKFEKLLENQHVLAEPVVRNGKIATVGYAPDVWKTWE; encoded by the coding sequence GTGAACATCCAGGTATTCGGGACCAAGAAGAGCTTCGACACGAAGAAGGCGCAGCGCTACTTCAAGGAACGTCGCGTGAAGTTCCAGTTCATCGACCTCGCGGAGAAGGGGATGAGCAAAGGCGAGCTGGAATCCGTCTGCCGCGCGGTCGGCGGCATCGACGCGCTCGTCGATCCGAAGGCGAAGGACCAGGATACGGTGGCGCTGCTCGCGTACCTCTCTCCCGACCAGAAGTTCGAAAAGCTGCTGGAGAACCAGCACGTCCTGGCCGAGCCCGTGGTGCGCAACGGCAAGATCGCCACCGTCGGCTACGCGCCCGACGTGTGGAAGACGTGGGAGTAG
- a CDS encoding GNAT family N-acetyltransferase produces the protein MELIEIPESEKTKHLDLLLVGDESADMIERYLHRGDLLALLDDGSMRALCAVTQEEPGTFEIKNIVTVPEHQRKGYGRRFVELVAERYRDRGGWLLVGTGDVPGILRFYEGCGFERSHVMENFFVDNYDHPMYEDGHKLVDMVYLRRRL, from the coding sequence ATGGAACTCATCGAAATTCCGGAGAGCGAGAAAACGAAACATCTGGACTTGCTGCTCGTCGGCGACGAGTCGGCGGACATGATCGAGCGGTACCTGCATCGCGGCGATCTGCTGGCCCTCCTCGACGACGGCAGCATGAGGGCGCTCTGCGCGGTGACGCAGGAGGAACCCGGGACGTTCGAGATCAAGAACATCGTCACGGTGCCCGAGCACCAGCGCAAAGGCTACGGGCGGCGGTTCGTCGAGCTCGTCGCCGAACGCTATCGGGATCGAGGAGGCTGGCTCCTCGTCGGCACGGGCGACGTTCCCGGCATCCTGCGCTTCTACGAGGGATGCGGGTTCGAGCGCTCGCATGTCATGGAGAACTTCTTCGTCGACAACTACGACCATCCCATGTACGAGGACGGCCACAAGCTCGTGGACATGGTGTACTTGAGAAGGCGCCTCTAG
- a CDS encoding winged helix-turn-helix transcriptional regulator — MSMEPYEGSLSSLADTPFGYTLSMIGGKWRLVIMYWLVECETMRFNELKRKIGRITDKTLSSQLKGMEADGLIVRTEYPQIPPKVEYRLSEKGKSLHPLMEAMCAWGREYGAPGPGAPDEPSAGLRV, encoded by the coding sequence ATGAGCATGGAGCCCTACGAAGGGAGCCTCTCGTCGCTCGCCGACACGCCGTTCGGCTACACGCTATCGATGATCGGCGGGAAGTGGCGGCTCGTCATCATGTACTGGCTCGTGGAGTGCGAGACCATGCGCTTCAACGAGCTCAAGCGCAAGATCGGCCGCATCACCGACAAGACGCTCAGCAGCCAGCTCAAGGGAATGGAGGCCGACGGCCTTATCGTGCGCACCGAGTACCCGCAGATCCCGCCGAAGGTGGAGTACCGCCTCTCCGAGAAGGGGAAGTCGCTCCACCCCCTGATGGAGGCCATGTGCGCCTGGGGACGGGAGTACGGAGCGCCGGGGCCGGGCGCGCCCGACGAGCCTTCCGCCGGCCTTCGCGTATAA
- a CDS encoding fructose-1,6-bisphosphatase, giving the protein MDVTEKRYLELLSRSFPTAAKASAEIINLSAILNLPKGTEFFASDIHGEYEAFSHILRNGSGSIRLKIDDVFGDALSEGEKRSLATLIYYPREKMELVLSQTDDPQGWYEAVLPLLVAVCKRAAQKYTRSRVRKALPRDFAYIIEELMTENSQGADKQAYYAAIIDAVIRTNRVGALIEALCLLIQRLAIDHLHIIGDIYDRGPYPDVIMDTLQGYHSLDIQWGNHDIVWMGASLGQRGCIAHVVRNCARYGNLSILEDAYGINILPLASFALDAYKDDPCVGFGLKGNPDLSAQELEMNVKIQKAMAIIQFKVEARLIDENPGFGLDDRKLLDKIDYERGTVLLDGTEYALTDTVFPTVDPADPYRMTPEEEEVMQRLEQAFTGCEKLQRHMRFFLEAGSLYKVYNGNLLFHACVPLNADGSLMETEVFGEKYRGRALYDVMERYVRAAFFDSDPEMRKRGRDLLWYMWLGEGSPLFAKSKMATFEIYLIAEKDARKEVKNPFYSYLNDERAMAGIFEDFGMDPEASRIVCGHVPVKVKDGEDPVKCNGRVLTIDGGFSKAYQPTTGIAGYTLISNSYGFILAAHEPLESMRAAVVNELDIHSSRSVVERVDKRTLVADTDTGVELKQQIADLEKLLAAYRRGEIAEKGE; this is encoded by the coding sequence ATGGATGTGACGGAAAAGCGGTACCTGGAACTTCTCTCGCGGTCGTTTCCCACGGCCGCCAAGGCGTCGGCGGAGATCATCAACCTCAGCGCCATCCTGAACCTCCCGAAGGGCACCGAGTTCTTCGCGTCCGACATCCACGGCGAGTACGAGGCGTTCTCGCACATCCTGCGCAATGGCTCGGGGTCCATCCGCCTCAAGATCGACGACGTGTTCGGCGATGCCTTGAGCGAGGGGGAGAAGCGCTCGCTGGCCACCCTCATTTACTACCCGCGCGAGAAGATGGAGCTCGTGCTGTCCCAGACGGACGACCCGCAAGGCTGGTACGAGGCCGTGCTGCCGCTCCTCGTGGCCGTCTGCAAGCGCGCTGCTCAGAAGTACACGCGTTCCCGCGTGCGCAAGGCGCTGCCGCGCGACTTCGCCTACATCATCGAGGAACTGATGACGGAGAACAGCCAGGGCGCGGACAAGCAAGCCTACTATGCGGCCATCATCGACGCGGTCATCCGCACCAATCGCGTGGGTGCGCTCATCGAGGCCCTCTGCTTGCTCATCCAGCGTCTGGCCATCGATCATTTGCACATCATCGGCGACATCTACGACCGCGGGCCCTACCCCGACGTCATCATGGACACCCTCCAGGGCTACCATTCGCTCGACATCCAGTGGGGCAACCATGACATCGTGTGGATGGGCGCCTCGCTCGGCCAGCGCGGCTGCATCGCGCACGTGGTGCGCAACTGCGCCCGCTACGGCAACCTCTCCATACTGGAAGACGCCTACGGCATCAACATCCTGCCGCTCGCCTCGTTTGCGCTCGACGCCTACAAGGACGACCCGTGCGTCGGCTTCGGCCTCAAGGGCAACCCGGACCTGTCCGCGCAGGAGCTGGAGATGAACGTCAAGATCCAGAAGGCCATGGCCATCATCCAGTTCAAGGTGGAAGCGCGCCTCATCGACGAGAACCCCGGCTTCGGCCTCGACGACCGCAAGCTTCTGGACAAGATCGACTACGAACGGGGCACGGTGCTGCTCGACGGCACGGAGTACGCGCTCACCGACACGGTGTTCCCCACGGTGGACCCGGCCGACCCCTACCGCATGACGCCCGAGGAAGAGGAGGTCATGCAGCGGCTCGAGCAGGCGTTCACGGGTTGCGAGAAGCTGCAGCGCCACATGCGCTTCTTCCTGGAGGCGGGCAGCCTCTACAAGGTGTACAACGGCAACCTGCTGTTCCATGCGTGCGTGCCGTTGAACGCCGACGGGTCGCTCATGGAGACGGAGGTGTTCGGCGAGAAGTACCGGGGCCGCGCGCTGTACGACGTCATGGAGCGCTACGTGCGCGCCGCGTTCTTCGACTCCGACCCCGAGATGCGCAAGCGCGGACGCGACCTCTTGTGGTATATGTGGCTGGGCGAGGGCTCGCCCCTGTTCGCGAAGAGCAAGATGGCCACGTTCGAGATCTACCTGATCGCCGAGAAGGACGCGCGCAAGGAGGTCAAGAACCCGTTCTACTCGTACCTGAACGACGAGCGCGCGATGGCCGGCATCTTCGAGGATTTCGGCATGGATCCCGAGGCGTCGCGCATCGTGTGCGGGCACGTGCCCGTGAAGGTGAAGGACGGCGAGGACCCGGTGAAGTGCAACGGGCGGGTGCTCACCATCGACGGCGGCTTTTCGAAGGCCTACCAGCCCACCACGGGTATCGCCGGCTACACGCTGATCTCGAACTCCTACGGGTTCATCCTGGCCGCGCACGAGCCGCTCGAGTCGATGCGCGCCGCCGTGGTGAACGAGCTGGACATCCATTCGTCCCGCAGCGTGGTCGAGCGCGTGGACAAGCGCACGCTCGTGGCCGATACCGACACGGGGGTCGAGCTCAAGCAGCAGATAGCCGATTTGGAGAAGCTGCTCGCGGCGTACCGTCGCGGCGAGATCGCCGAGAAGGGGGAGTAG
- a CDS encoding TIGR04076 family protein yields the protein MAMNKVRITVLKTTLDEELAEEYGVPGLQACPMMRAGQVFLADYAKPDGFCDEAWKAVYQYVFALAHGGDGFTFYFDDWMREPGCAVVSCNDGLRPVIMKLEATDLPAEPSYEPVR from the coding sequence ATGGCCATGAACAAAGTGAGGATCACCGTTTTGAAGACCACGCTCGACGAGGAGCTGGCCGAGGAGTACGGCGTTCCCGGCCTGCAAGCATGCCCCATGATGCGTGCCGGTCAGGTGTTCCTGGCCGACTACGCCAAGCCCGACGGCTTCTGCGACGAAGCGTGGAAGGCCGTCTACCAGTACGTGTTCGCGCTGGCCCATGGCGGCGACGGCTTCACGTTCTACTTCGACGACTGGATGCGCGAGCCCGGATGCGCCGTCGTCAGCTGCAACGACGGCCTGCGCCCCGTCATCATGAAGCTCGAGGCAACCGACCTGCCCGCCGAGCCGAGCTACGAGCCGGTGCGCTAG
- a CDS encoding SulP family inorganic anion transporter, with protein sequence MQRDKIKPILFSIVKHSSAEELKRQLPKDVLSGVMVAVVALPLSIALAIASGVNPEQGLYTAIVAGFLIAFLGGSRVQISGPTAAFATIVAGIVAADGIDGLVAATVIAGVLLILMGLLKLGSLIRFVPFTITTGFTAGIAITLVIGQVKDFLGLSFPVGAPAVETMDKLQAVAQSIGTVNWQAFLVGAVCLAILFAWPKASKRIPGSLVALVVGVAMVGGLGMQVSTIGDLYVLTNEPPALHIPQLSIDLLRDQLPNGITIAILAAIESLLSCVVADSMISSHHRSNMELVAQGVGNIGSALFGGIPATGAIARTAANVKNGGRTPVAGMTHALALLAVLVFFMPYAALIPMPTIAAILLHVAYNMSGWRNFAHLCTTASRGAVATLLLTFGLTIVFDLVVAIGVGMLITVVLFMKMVSEETEVRGWKYYGDEDSEVTHLRELPESVRVYEINGPMFFGMTDRISDISVKEFTKYLIIRMRGVPSLDSTGMNALENLYGYCRENGVDLIFSHANEQPMKTMRRAGFVDLVGEEHFRANIDDAIAYARRMLDEEEATSA encoded by the coding sequence GTGCAACGCGACAAGATCAAACCGATACTGTTCAGCATCGTCAAGCATTCGAGCGCCGAGGAGCTCAAGCGACAGCTGCCCAAGGACGTCCTCTCGGGCGTCATGGTGGCCGTGGTGGCGCTCCCCCTCTCCATCGCGCTCGCCATAGCCTCGGGCGTGAACCCCGAGCAGGGTCTCTACACGGCCATCGTCGCCGGGTTCCTTATCGCCTTCCTCGGCGGCAGCCGCGTGCAGATCTCGGGGCCCACCGCCGCGTTCGCTACCATAGTCGCGGGCATCGTGGCCGCCGACGGCATCGACGGCCTCGTCGCGGCGACCGTCATCGCAGGCGTCCTGCTCATCCTGATGGGGCTTCTCAAGCTGGGCTCGCTCATCCGCTTCGTGCCCTTCACCATCACCACCGGCTTCACGGCGGGCATCGCCATCACCCTCGTCATCGGCCAGGTCAAGGACTTCCTCGGCCTCTCCTTCCCCGTCGGCGCGCCCGCCGTCGAGACCATGGACAAGCTGCAAGCCGTCGCCCAGAGCATCGGAACGGTGAACTGGCAGGCCTTCCTCGTAGGGGCGGTGTGCCTGGCCATCCTCTTCGCGTGGCCCAAGGCGAGCAAGCGGATCCCCGGTTCCCTGGTCGCACTCGTCGTCGGCGTCGCCATGGTCGGCGGCCTCGGCATGCAGGTGAGCACCATCGGCGACCTCTACGTGCTCACGAACGAGCCGCCGGCGCTCCACATTCCCCAGCTCAGCATCGACCTCCTCCGCGATCAGCTGCCGAACGGCATCACCATCGCCATCCTGGCGGCCATCGAGTCGCTTCTGTCCTGCGTCGTGGCCGACAGCATGATCAGCTCGCACCACCGCAGCAACATGGAGCTGGTGGCGCAGGGCGTGGGAAACATCGGCTCGGCGCTGTTCGGCGGCATCCCGGCCACGGGCGCCATCGCGCGCACCGCCGCGAACGTCAAGAACGGCGGCCGCACGCCCGTCGCCGGCATGACGCATGCGCTCGCGCTGCTCGCCGTCCTGGTGTTCTTCATGCCCTACGCGGCCCTCATCCCCATGCCGACCATCGCGGCAATCCTTTTGCACGTGGCCTACAATATGTCCGGCTGGCGCAACTTCGCCCACCTGTGCACGACGGCCTCGCGCGGCGCGGTCGCCACGCTGCTGCTCACCTTCGGGTTGACCATCGTGTTCGACCTGGTGGTAGCCATCGGCGTGGGCATGCTGATCACGGTCGTCCTGTTCATGAAGATGGTGAGCGAGGAGACCGAAGTGCGCGGCTGGAAGTACTACGGCGACGAGGACTCCGAGGTCACGCACCTGCGCGAGCTGCCCGAGAGCGTGCGCGTGTACGAGATCAACGGCCCGATGTTCTTCGGCATGACGGACCGCATCTCCGACATTTCGGTGAAGGAGTTCACGAAGTACCTGATCATCCGCATGCGTGGCGTGCCGTCGCTCGATTCGACGGGAATGAACGCGCTCGAGAACCTCTACGGGTACTGCCGAGAGAACGGCGTCGACCTCATCTTCTCGCACGCCAACGAGCAGCCGATGAAGACCATGCGCCGCGCGGGCTTCGTGGACCTCGTGGGCGAGGAGCACTTCCGCGCGAACATCGACGATGCCATAGCCTACGCGCGCCGGATGCTTGACGAGGAGGAAGCGACGAGCGCGTAG
- a CDS encoding FAD-dependent oxidoreductase: MEQNISRRNFLTGAAAAVAGAAVTSMVGCAPSGKASAEADASAAEGVRWSWETKPVPISDADIVETVDTDICVVGFGSSGTTCAMAAAQSGAKVVVLQKLDQVITNGWCVAAYNSQMFLDAGQTYDLAQIYNDFANLSNGRDNPKVVQTFLRRSGEVVDYIIRQTPEFTPVMQGSGHTYGWYVNNDMATRYEQFKKLLNAVADKAVAAGADVRYNTPAVQLVQDETGRVTGVIGESKVGYVKVNASKGVILCTGDTSDDKEMLEAYCPLMLGVQSMHGAPCNTGDGQKMGMWAGASIDPAPHTMMMHFDPTWMPEGNAPYSGIPWLRVNLNGERFGNENLGYQSHVTQVRYQPEMTAFQIIDKNWDQHAPQGDYKHPNSHSRGTADPVNDWKSALERGAIVEADSIEELAEKCGIDKENLVATVARYNELVDAGYDEDFGVDGTFMTYNGIKEAPFYAIKRMPSVLSTCGGLAINEKLEVLDESNKPLGGLYAAGNASGSYYGDDYPLFITGGSHGRAWTFGVLSARSALGMLDEPVDTLGA, encoded by the coding sequence ATGGAACAGAACATTTCGCGGCGCAACTTCTTGACCGGAGCCGCTGCCGCCGTAGCGGGCGCCGCCGTCACGAGCATGGTCGGCTGCGCTCCGAGCGGCAAGGCATCGGCCGAAGCTGACGCGAGCGCGGCAGAGGGGGTGCGTTGGAGCTGGGAGACCAAGCCCGTCCCCATCAGCGATGCGGACATCGTCGAAACCGTCGATACCGATATCTGCGTGGTGGGTTTCGGCTCCTCGGGCACCACGTGCGCCATGGCCGCCGCGCAAAGCGGCGCCAAGGTCGTCGTCCTGCAAAAGCTCGACCAGGTCATCACCAACGGGTGGTGCGTCGCCGCCTACAATTCCCAGATGTTCCTCGACGCCGGGCAAACCTACGACCTTGCGCAGATATACAACGACTTCGCCAACCTGTCGAACGGCCGCGACAATCCCAAGGTCGTTCAAACCTTCTTGCGACGCAGCGGCGAGGTGGTCGACTACATCATCCGCCAAACGCCCGAATTCACCCCCGTTATGCAAGGTTCCGGCCACACGTACGGCTGGTACGTCAACAACGACATGGCCACGCGCTACGAGCAGTTCAAGAAGCTTCTGAACGCAGTCGCCGACAAAGCCGTGGCCGCAGGCGCCGACGTTCGCTACAACACCCCCGCCGTTCAGCTTGTCCAAGACGAAACCGGGCGCGTCACCGGCGTGATCGGCGAGAGCAAGGTAGGCTACGTTAAAGTGAACGCCTCGAAGGGCGTCATCCTATGCACGGGTGACACGTCCGACGACAAGGAGATGCTCGAAGCCTATTGCCCCCTCATGCTCGGCGTGCAAAGCATGCACGGCGCGCCGTGCAACACGGGCGACGGCCAGAAGATGGGCATGTGGGCAGGCGCCTCCATCGATCCCGCTCCCCATACCATGATGATGCACTTCGATCCCACCTGGATGCCTGAAGGAAACGCCCCCTATTCCGGCATCCCCTGGCTTCGGGTGAACCTGAACGGCGAGCGCTTCGGAAACGAGAACCTCGGCTATCAAAGCCATGTGACCCAAGTCCGCTACCAACCCGAGATGACCGCGTTCCAGATCATCGACAAGAATTGGGATCAGCACGCTCCTCAGGGAGACTACAAGCATCCCAACAGCCACAGCCGCGGCACGGCGGATCCGGTCAACGACTGGAAGTCGGCCTTGGAGCGCGGCGCCATCGTCGAGGCGGACAGCATCGAGGAACTCGCGGAGAAGTGCGGCATCGACAAGGAGAACCTCGTGGCCACGGTAGCTCGCTACAACGAGCTGGTGGACGCGGGCTACGACGAGGACTTCGGCGTCGACGGCACGTTCATGACCTACAACGGCATCAAGGAAGCGCCCTTCTACGCCATCAAGCGCATGCCCAGCGTCCTCTCCACGTGCGGGGGCCTCGCCATCAACGAGAAGCTCGAGGTGCTCGACGAGTCCAACAAGCCCTTGGGCGGCCTCTACGCCGCAGGAAACGCGTCCGGTTCCTACTACGGCGACGACTATCCCCTGTTCATCACCGGCGGCTCCCACGGCCGCGCATGGACGTTCGGCGTGCTGTCGGCCCGCTCGGCTCTCGGTATGCTCGACGAGCCCGTGGATACGCTCGGCGCATAA